The Tolypothrix sp. PCC 7712 region GCCAGGACTAATGTAGGTCAGCAATTATATAACGCCGGACGCTATCAAGAAGCGGCACAGGTGTTTCGTGAGATACTCACGGGCTTAGGTGAGGAACCGAGTTATGAAGGCTGTCTGACTTTAAATCATCTAGGAAATTGCTTGCGGTTTCAAGGACAAACAGCACAGGCAGCAGAGTTTTACCATCAGGGGTTGGCAATGGCAACGCATTTGGAACAGTCTAACGATGTAAAGAGTCAGATGGGAAATTTGCAGGCTGATCTGGGTGTTGCGCTGATGTATATGGGGCATTACGATCAAGCACGAGAAGCCTATGAGGCTTCATTAGCTATTAAAGAGGAAATTGACGACTTTAGAGGTATTGCAGTAGCAAATGGGGAACTCGGCACCTTATTTCTGCGCCAAGGTAACCTCCGAGAAGCAGAACAATGCTTCATTAAATCACTGACTACTTTCCAGCGACTGAATGAACCAGCAGTGGAAGCTATGTATTGGCATCAACTGGGTAGGGTGTATGGACAAGCTAAGGAGTGGGATGCTGCCGAACATGCCTACCGAGAAGCGGCAAGAATTAATGAATCTCAAGGGAATCTAAAAGGTGCTGTAACGACTTGGAATGAATTAGCTTTAATAAATGCAGACACTGGTAAACAGGAAGATGCAGAGGCTTGGTTTCGCAAGGCGATCGCAGGTGCAAAAACTGCGGGAGATAGGTTACAAACATCAAGGTCACTCAACAACCTCGCTGACCTCCTGCAAAACCAACCCTGCCGCCTCCCAGAAGCGCGGCAATTAGCAGAAGAAGCATTGGCTATCGAGGAAACATTAGACCCTGCTGCGGCTGAGATTTGGAAAATTTACCATATTTTGGCAGATATTACTGAAAAACTAGGCGAAACCACCCAAGCTAAAGACTATCGTCGCCTGTCGCGGCAGGCAAAGGCAGCATTTGCGGGGACGCGCTATGAGTTACAACGGTTTGGGTGGTTTATTGCTACGGTAGTTACGACGGTAAATGATGCACAAGTGAAGCAACAGCTAGAACCTGTGCTGGAAGAATTGATCAAAGCTGGTTTGGTTAATCTCGTAGCTGCCATTCACCTGATATTAGACGGTGAGAGAGATGAAGATTTGCTGTGTGAGCCTTTGGATTTTTATGATGCTCCAATTATCAATGCTATCCTGCGGGGTATTGCCGATCGCAACACACTCAACGAGTTGTTAGACGAGCAGGGTTAAATAACTAGTCAGATAAATTAATTACACAACGTAGCAGAGCGGAAGGAAGGCGATCGCAAGGGCTGGGATTGCTTCGCTTCGCTCGCAATGACTGTAAAGATTTTTACCCATTTACTGAATTTGTAGTTAAAGGCGATCGCGCAGTGCATAATTTGAGTTCAGAAGGCGAAAGTTGAAGCTCAAAGCTCGAACATTGGACTTCAAAACGAGAATGTTCCAGTTCCAAACAAGAACGTTGCACCTCAGAACGAGAATCTTCGAGTTCAGAAGGCGAAACTTGAAGCAAAAAGCTCGAACATTGGACTTCAAAACAAGTACGTTGAAGCAAAAAGCATGAACGTTGCACCTCAAAACGAGAATGTTCTAGTTCCAAACAAGAACTTTGCACTTCCAAGCCTGAATGTTGCTGAAAAATCAAAAGGACACAACATTGTTGTGCCCCCAGCTTGGTATATTTACTTGCAAAATGGTGTTTTCCTTAATCTCGACCACACCTAAACACTAGTTGACGCAGCAAATTTAAGATTGCTCGAACAATTTCATTTCTTGCCACCAACGATTCAGGGGATAGTAAACTACTGGAGCCCAAAGACTGCTGAGGATAGCAGAAGCTAAGGCAACACGCTGATAATAAGTCCAGATGTATTCGGTTTTGCGATCGCCCATTAAACTCAACTCCACTCCAAAAATTGCCTCAGCGACAACTGCCATCACAAAGACAATCAAGGCAATAGAAATAAAGTCTTCTTCAATAAAACGCTGCTTCTGAAGCAAACCAGTCAACATCCCCACTATTCCTAGCGATAAGGCATGAGTGGGGTTAGGCGATGTCATCCCATCCTGAAGTAAGCCCAAAACTATACCAGCAAAAGCCCCAGACCAAACTGTGCGTTTTACACTCCAAGCCACCACCCAAATTAACAACCAGTTCGGCCCAATCCCCAATAATTCCATCCCTGGTAAGCGGGCTGGTAACAATAGCAAACATAACAACACAGATCCCGCTGTCACCGCCCAATCGACAAACTGACGTGTGCGAGGATTCCAACGTGCGATCGGCGGGATTTTAAATTTGGCTCTCCGCGCTGACGGTTTTGACTTATTTGGACGGCGACCAGTAAATGCAGGCATCTTCATGTTGGTGCAACAGTTATGGGGAGGGTAAGAATTAATTACTAATTCGTAATTTCTAGTTCGTCATGAGGATTTACGCAACAAAATTATAGAGTTTGCGTTTTTGACATCTTGGCAGTTTTCGACATCAGTGCTGCCTGGGTAGTATTTAACCCACTAGCTGCCAGTTTAGAAATCATCCTTTGAAACTATATTTAATTACGAATTACGAATTACGAATTACAAATTACAAACTGATTAATTAGATTTTGGCGGTTCTGGGTTGGTCGTTGGAGGATTTTCTGTTGCGGGGATGGGGTTTTCGGGTTTTGGATATACAGATACCCAATCGAGCGATCGTATTGGTGGGAAAAGTTCAACTTTTGCGACTGAAGCTGGAAGTTTCTTTAAATCTAAAGATTTAATTCTGCCGACTGCGACACCAGCAGGAAACTTTTGACTATAAGTGGAAGTAGAAACATAATCGCCTACTTTCACATTCGGAACTTTTTCATAAAATTCCAGCACTGCTTCCGCCGAAGAATCTCCGCGCAAAACCCCTTTGGCTGAGGTGCGACCGATTGTGACACCAACTTGGCTTTTCAGGTCACTAATTAATAAAACCCGGCTAGTATTGGGGGTGACGCTTTCTACCAAACCGACCAATCCGCCTTCTGCCCTCACAATGTAACCTTCTTGAATTCCAGCATTTGAGCCGCGATCCAAGGTGATTTGTTGCCACCAATGGTCAGCGCTACGTCCAACTACCCGCGCTGTCATTGGGCGAGAAGTAGCTGGCTCCTTCTCTACGTAGCCTAATAAATTTTGTAACTTTTTGTTTTGGCTTTCTAAATCAGCAATACGTGTTTGTAACTCCAATGTCCGCGCATCTTTCAGGCGTTCTTCTGCAGTAGGCCCCGTCTGCAACATTTGCAAAGGACGAGTAATCGTTTGATACATCTCCAGTAATAGCGCTCCTTGGGTTTGGCGTAAAATCCAAGCGCTACTTAACACGAGAGCGATTAATCCAATTTGTAGACCTTTGCGTTCCCACCAACGACGTAAGATAACCATCTATCCATACCCGATTTTTATATCTTTGAATATTGTGAAGAATTTTGGGTTCTATTTATAGGAAACCCAATATCAGATAATGAATTCTACGTATTTAGAACTCAATATCTGATATTTTTTATTACATATTGCGAGAACGACCGCTGAATACCCGTTCCAGCTGCTTGAAGTTTTCCAACACACGACCCGTTCCCAAAACCACACAACATAAAGGATCGGCAGCAATATGTGTGACGATACCTGTTTCATGGCTAATGAGAGTATCTAATCCTTTCAGTAAAGCACCACCACCAGCGAGCATAATTCCTCGATCAATAATGTCAGCTGCTAGTTCGGGAGGTGTCCGTTCTAATGTTCGCTTCACCGCTTCAATAATTACCGATAGCGGTTCCAACATACTTTCACGAATTTCCGGGCCTTTGATAGTTACAGTTCTAGGCAAACCAGAAAGCAAATGTAAGCCTCGGACTTCCATAATGGCATCATGATCATCATTGGTAGGATAAGCAGAACCAATGCGAATTTTTATGTCTTCCGCAGTACGTTCTCCAATCACCAAATTATGAACTTTCTTCATATATTGCAGGATGGAATCTGTTAGTTCATCACCTGCAATGCGAACTGATTCACTAATAACTGTACCTTGAAGACTAAGTACTGCTACTTCTGTGGTACCGCCACCAATATCAATGATCATGTTGCCAGTTGGTTCAGCAACTGGGAGTCCTGCGCCAATAGCCGCAGCGACTGGTTCATCAATTAAATAAACTTCTCTAGCGCCAGCTTGGGTAGCTGCATCCATCACTGCTCGTCTTTCTACACCCGTCACGCCGCTGGGAATACCAATGACAATCCGGGGTAAAATCAGCGATCTGCCTTCATTAACACGTTGAATAAAGCTTTTCAACATCAGTTCAGCTGTATCGAAGTCAGCGATTACACCATCACGCAAAGGACGGAGCGCAATCACATTTCCTGGTGTACGACCAAGCATTTTTTTAGCTTCTTCACCTACAGCCAGTGCAATCTTTTCGTTTTGATCGATGGCTACTACCGAAGGCTCTTGGAGTACAATACCTTTACCAGATACATAAACGAGGGTATTAGCAGTACCGAGGTCGATACCCATATCCCACGATGAGCGAAAGTTCCTGAAAAGACCCACGCGTCCTACGCCCCCTATTTGCAATACTTGATGATTAAAATGGTTAGGTTAATCGTGCTGGATTCTATTATGTTTTTGATCCTGAGTCCAGTAAAGCAGGCTATTTTTTTCAATAACTTTTGGCAATCTTTACGACAACTCAGTCGTTCTATTTTTTGATCTTCTGTGATTGACTCAGTATATCCGTAAACTTTTCTACAATCTTCTGAGTAATTTGTATCATTTTTAGACGCAACTATATTGCTAATTCTTTAACATATTTTCAACACTTTCACAATTCGCTATGATGGAATTCAGAATCAATAAGTACGTATGTACTGAAAGGTAACGCACATGAGCATCAATGTTGTCACCCTTGTCGGTCGTGTAGGCAGCGACCCAGATATTAAATATTTTGGTGCGACCCGTTGAATGGGAAACCAATCTCTTTTGAGGTTGGAAGCCATTCGCAAGGATAAGTAGGAATGCCTACATAACCTTGACAACTTAGCTTCTGAGAGGGTGAGATTTCTAAGAAATATTAAGAGGAATCAAACTTTTAATAAACTCTTTAGAATTTCAATTCCCTCCTTCTAGATGCAAGGAGATGCAACACCCCCACTAGGGCGACTGACTATCAAACTAGTGAAGCGGGGAGTAACGGAGGTAACTCTGAACCTGACAGAGAATCCCCCCAAGCAGAGATGGGCATGAGTAAGATTTTCTGAATCTACGTTTGAGCCGTCGTCATTTATATCAGCCTACACAGGTTATTGGCTGTGCCAAAAGGCAAGGATTTGGGCTAGGCAATCCGAAATTTGACCTAGAGCATCCCCACACAAACCCGGCGGATAGTAGAACTCTAACCCCATCGCAAAGCAGGAGCTAGGAACGGGATAACCCCTCAATTTCTCTCACAGTGGTCGATTTGTGAGCAGGGAGTCACCCGCATGGAATTGAAGGGAGGGATTGGCTCAGAAGCCAAAGCCTTTGGGAAAGCCAAAGGATATGCAGACAGAGCCACGGTAACTCAGAGATGGATAATTCAGTAGGAGTCAAAAAGTCATGGACACGGCAAACAAGCCGATGTATGAATGGGAGACAATCAACTGGTCAAAAACCCAGCGATTAGTCTTTAAGCTTCAAAAAAGAATCTATCGAGCCTCAGAGCGTGGTGATGTCAAGGCAGTTCGTCGGCTACAGAGGCTGTTGACCAAATCTTGGAACGCCAAAGCGGTAGCAGTCCGCAAAGTAACTCAGGACAATCAAGGCAAAAATACGCCTGGGGTTGATGGAGTCTCAAGACTCAGAAATCACCAGAAAATTCATCTTGCCAACAACCTGAACTTGAGTGACAAATCTCAACCAACAAAACGGGTATGGATTCCCAAGCCTGGGAGTGGTGAGATGCGACCGTTAGGAATACCAACGATGAAAGAAAGAGCGAAGCAAGCCCTATTGAAGCTGGCTCTAGAACCAGAATGGGAAGCAAAATTTGAGCCTAACAGTTACGGTTTTAGACCCGGTAGGTCATGTCATGACGCAATAACTGCAATTTATAACGGTATTGTGCAGAAGCCAAAATATGTTTTAGATGCAGATATTGAGAAGTGCTTTGACCGCATTAACCATAAAAAGCTACTTGATAAACTCAACACAACGCCAACATTTAGAAGACAGATTAGAGCTTGGCTCAAATCTGGAGTTATGGATGGAAAAACGTTATTCCCCACAGAAGAAGGCACGCCGCAGGGGGGAGTAATTTCACCTCTACTTGCCAACATTGCCTTACATGGAATCGAAGAAATGTTGACGAAAAATTTCTCTAGAAGAACAGGAAAAACTAGCAGAAAACGAAAACCTAGTTTCGTCAGATATGCAGATGATTTTGTTCTTATGGATGAGAGTTTGGAAGTAGTTCTAGAAGCAAAACAGTTAATAGAAACATGGTTAAGTGAAATGGGGTTAGTTCTCAAAGAATCTAAGACGCGAATCACTCATACATTCATGAAATATGAAGAAAAGGTAGGATTCGACTTCTTGGGATTTCATATCCGACAGTATCCATGTAGTGATAAACAAAGTGGGTCAGTTGGCGGAACTGAAAGAAAACGAGGATACAAAACGTTCATCAGACCCAGTAAAGAAGCCATCAAACGACACCTGAACAAAATTGATGACCTACTGGAAAGAAATGGCAAATCTAGCCAAGAACAAGTAATTAATGCGCTTAACCCAGTTATTAGAGGGTGGGCAGCATATTACTCAACTGTTGCTAGCAGTCATACTTTTAACAATATGGATAGTATTTTGTACCAGAAATTGTTTGCCTGGGCTAAGAAAAGAAAAAATCGGGGACAAAACAATACTGAGCTAGTCTCCAATTACTGGGGGGTCAACAGAGGATTAGGCTGGAAATTCATGACTCCAGATAATGAGTATGTCCTAGAAAGATACCGGGACACTCACATCAAAAGGCACGTCAAAATCAAAGGGGAAAGAAGCCCCTATGATGGCGACCTAACTTACTGGAGTAATCGTCTGGCTCAACATCCTATGCTACGTCATGTAGTAGCCAAACTCTTGATTAAACAGGAGAAAAAATGTAGCGAATGTCATCTCATGTTTACCAGTGAAGACATTATGGAAGTTCATCACATCGATCAAAATCGCGGAAATAACAAACTCAGCAATCTTACACTGGTGCATCGACATTGCCATGACATCATACACGCAAGAGGTACACACGCAAGCTGAGTTATTGAGGAGCCGTGTGCGGTGAAAGTCGCACGCACGGTTCTGAAACAGAGGTAAGCAGGGCGACTTGCTTATCGACTGTAACAGTCAGGCAGTGTCAAGTGTAGATTGACGTTAGCAGTCAACAGGCGATCGCGAAATCGAGATGAGCCTGATTGGTTCACATTAGAATTATGGGATAAAACAGCAGAGATTGCTGGTAATTATGTGCGGAAAGGTAGCTTAATTGGTATCAAAGGCTCCTTAAAGTTTGACACATGGAGCGATCGCCAAACTGGAGCAAATAGATCTTCGCCAATTATCAGAGTAGACCAACTAGAGTTGTTAGGTTCTAAACGAGACAGTGAAGCAGCAATGACAGATATGTCCTCAGAA contains the following coding sequences:
- the mreD gene encoding rod shape-determining protein MreD, translated to MKMPAFTGRRPNKSKPSARRAKFKIPPIARWNPRTRQFVDWAVTAGSVLLCLLLLPARLPGMELLGIGPNWLLIWVVAWSVKRTVWSGAFAGIVLGLLQDGMTSPNPTHALSLGIVGMLTGLLQKQRFIEEDFISIALIVFVMAVVAEAIFGVELSLMGDRKTEYIWTYYQRVALASAILSSLWAPVVYYPLNRWWQEMKLFEQS
- the mreC gene encoding rod shape-determining protein MreC; amino-acid sequence: MVILRRWWERKGLQIGLIALVLSSAWILRQTQGALLLEMYQTITRPLQMLQTGPTAEERLKDARTLELQTRIADLESQNKKLQNLLGYVEKEPATSRPMTARVVGRSADHWWQQITLDRGSNAGIQEGYIVRAEGGLVGLVESVTPNTSRVLLISDLKSQVGVTIGRTSAKGVLRGDSSAEAVLEFYEKVPNVKVGDYVSTSTYSQKFPAGVAVGRIKSLDLKKLPASVAKVELFPPIRSLDWVSVYPKPENPIPATENPPTTNPEPPKSN
- a CDS encoding rod shape-determining protein, whose product is MGIDLGTANTLVYVSGKGIVLQEPSVVAIDQNEKIALAVGEEAKKMLGRTPGNVIALRPLRDGVIADFDTAELMLKSFIQRVNEGRSLILPRIVIGIPSGVTGVERRAVMDAATQAGAREVYLIDEPVAAAIGAGLPVAEPTGNMIIDIGGGTTEVAVLSLQGTVISESVRIAGDELTDSILQYMKKVHNLVIGERTAEDIKIRIGSAYPTNDDHDAIMEVRGLHLLSGLPRTVTIKGPEIRESMLEPLSVIIEAVKRTLERTPPELAADIIDRGIMLAGGGALLKGLDTLISHETGIVTHIAADPLCCVVLGTGRVLENFKQLERVFSGRSRNM
- the ltrA gene encoding group II intron reverse transcriptase/maturase, producing MDTANKPMYEWETINWSKTQRLVFKLQKRIYRASERGDVKAVRRLQRLLTKSWNAKAVAVRKVTQDNQGKNTPGVDGVSRLRNHQKIHLANNLNLSDKSQPTKRVWIPKPGSGEMRPLGIPTMKERAKQALLKLALEPEWEAKFEPNSYGFRPGRSCHDAITAIYNGIVQKPKYVLDADIEKCFDRINHKKLLDKLNTTPTFRRQIRAWLKSGVMDGKTLFPTEEGTPQGGVISPLLANIALHGIEEMLTKNFSRRTGKTSRKRKPSFVRYADDFVLMDESLEVVLEAKQLIETWLSEMGLVLKESKTRITHTFMKYEEKVGFDFLGFHIRQYPCSDKQSGSVGGTERKRGYKTFIRPSKEAIKRHLNKIDDLLERNGKSSQEQVINALNPVIRGWAAYYSTVASSHTFNNMDSILYQKLFAWAKKRKNRGQNNTELVSNYWGVNRGLGWKFMTPDNEYVLERYRDTHIKRHVKIKGERSPYDGDLTYWSNRLAQHPMLRHVVAKLLIKQEKKCSECHLMFTSEDIMEVHHIDQNRGNNKLSNLTLVHRHCHDIIHARGTHAS